In one window of Triticum urartu cultivar G1812 unplaced genomic scaffold, Tu2.1 TuUngrouped_contig_6891, whole genome shotgun sequence DNA:
- the LOC125531226 gene encoding autotransporter adhesin BpaC-like, translated as MTKCFLLLAFLAFLLPAAYATCHPDDLQARRGFARKSNRRILQQQQPNTITGTNNSVRSGSGNIVSGNGNTVVSGDNNNVSGSNNTVTSGSSNVIVDTNHVVTGSNNTVSGNNNRVTGNNNVVSGSNHVVSGDNKVVTGG; from the exons ATGACGAAATGCTTCCTGCTGCTCGCCTTCTTGGCGTTTCTCCTGCCGGCGGCCTACGCGACGTGCCACCCTGACGACCTCCAAGCGCGGCGGGGCTTCGCCCGGAAG AGCAATAGAAGAATACTCCAACAACAACAACCAAATACCATTACTGGGACCAACAACAGTGTCAGATCTGGGAGTGGCAATATTGTATCTGGGAACGGCAACACTGTCGTATCTGGGGATAACAACAATGTTTCTGGGAGCAACAACACAGTCACATCTGGGAGCAGCAATGTCATAGTTGACACCAACCATGTCGTTACTGGGAGTAATAATACTGTATCCGGCAATAATAATAGGGTAACTGGGAACAATAATGTTGTATCAGGGAGCAACCATGTCGTGTCCGGGGACAACAAAGTCGTAACTGGCGGTTAA